The proteins below come from a single Eucalyptus grandis isolate ANBG69807.140 chromosome 3, ASM1654582v1, whole genome shotgun sequence genomic window:
- the LOC104437721 gene encoding gibberellin 3-beta-dioxygenase 1 yields MATLSKAYTETPLHLQHIIPIDFDSVKEVPQSHSWPQSDDESTRRMFNLDGDHFSIPAIDLDSPDAIEMAGHACKIMGIFQVTNHGIPSSLLREVESQAWRFFTLPARAKVKALRSPSGATGYGVARIAPFFNKFMWHEGFTMMGSPLEHAREVWPHGYRKFCEVMEDYQDKMKALSERLLAMILKYLGISEHDVDWPRLRSNACTALQLNSYPRCPDPRQAMGLAPHTDTFLLTILHQNHSAHGLQVHMEGRGWVPVFPMNGALVVNLGDMLHIMSNAMFPSVVHRVIPSEKRHRLTVGYFYGPPTDFHVGPIHGLTQSSGREDAARFRSVTVKDYVQMKAKNLDKALSMIRIR; encoded by the exons ATGGCTACTCTCTCTAAAGCCTACACAGAGACGCCTCTCCATCTTCAGCACATCATCCCCATAGACTTTGATTCTGTTAAAGAAGTGCCGCAATCGCATTCATGGCCTCAATCGGACGATGAGTCTACAAGGAGGATGTTCAATTTAGATGGCGATCACTTCTCAATTCCAGCCATCGATCTTGATAGCCCGGATGCGATCGAAATGGCCGGTCATGCATGCAAAATTATGGGCATATTCCAGGTCACTAACCACGGAATCCCTTCAAGTCTTCTGAGGGAGGTTGAGTCGCAAGCCTGGCGGTTTTTCACGCTCCCCGCGAGAGCCAAGGTAAAGGCCCTCAGGTCCCCCAGTGGAGCTACAGGCTATGGCGTCGCTCGGATCGCACCGTTCTTCAACAAGTTCATGTGGCATGAAGGGTTTACCATGATGGGATCGCCATTGGAGCATGCTAGGGAGGTTTGGCCTCATGGGTATCGCAAGTTTTG TGAAGTAATGGAAGACTATCAGGACAAAATGAAGGCGCTCTCAGAGAGACTACTCGCCATGATCCTGAAGTACCTCGGCATATCTGAGCACGATGTCGACTGGCCGCGGCTCCGGAGCAACGCCTGCACTGCGCTGCAGCTGAACTCGTACCCGCGGTGTCCCGATCCGCGCCAGGCCATGGGGCTCGCACCGCACACCGATACCTTCCTCTTGACAATTCTTCACCAAAACCACAGCGCACATGGGCTCCAAGTCCACATGGAAGGCCGAGGCTGGGTTCCCGTGTTTCCCATGAACGGTGCACTTGTGGTGAACCTGGGCGACATGCTCCACATCATGTCCAATGCCATGTTCCCTAGTGTCGTTCACCGGGTGATCCCAAGTGAGAAGAGGCACCGGCTAACCGTCGGTTACTTTTACGGACCCCCGACGGATTTTCACGTCGGCCCTATACATGGACTCACACAGTCCTCAGGCCGAGAGGACGCTGCTCGGTTCCGGTCCGTCACGGTGAAGGATTACGTTCAGATGAAGGCCAAGAATCTTGACAAGGCACTCTCTATGATTAGGATTAGATGA